A region from the Halomarina litorea genome encodes:
- a CDS encoding FecCD family ABC transporter permease produces MNSTMATDTSSPTRGERLDWVDGPLVSLCLGSVLVVLASLLVQVSFGTYSMSIPEAWAAIADPLVWTNPQVLLTFLLGEGLMEAVLGTLGVSTTEVELSTATNVVWNIRLPRVFVAVLVGAALAISGAIFQAVTRNELASPFILGVSSGAGLAVLLTLVVFSGLSSLLPLFAALGGALAFALVYLIAWKGGTSPVRLVLAGVVVSTVFQSLQTALFTFAGDIGVVQQALAWTTGSLTGVAWPEVRTALPWTLLAVVLALALSRQLNVLLLGERTASSLGMPVERTRFLLSGVAIVAASASIAVAGIVSFVGLVVPHVVRTVVGSDYRRLVVGCVFAGPALMAAADVGARLFFEVVFGQPQQLHAGIVTGLVGGPYFLYLMRRQQQLGDL; encoded by the coding sequence ATCAACTCGACCATGGCGACCGACACCTCTTCCCCGACCCGCGGCGAGCGACTCGACTGGGTGGACGGGCCGCTCGTCTCGCTCTGTCTCGGGAGCGTCCTCGTCGTCCTCGCCAGCCTCCTCGTGCAGGTGAGCTTCGGCACCTACTCGATGAGCATCCCCGAGGCGTGGGCGGCCATCGCCGACCCCCTCGTCTGGACCAACCCGCAGGTGCTCCTCACGTTCCTCCTCGGCGAAGGGCTGATGGAGGCGGTGCTCGGCACGCTGGGCGTCTCGACGACGGAGGTCGAACTCTCGACGGCGACGAACGTCGTCTGGAACATCCGCCTGCCGCGCGTGTTCGTCGCCGTCCTCGTCGGTGCCGCCCTCGCCATCTCGGGGGCCATCTTCCAGGCGGTGACGCGCAACGAACTGGCGAGCCCGTTCATCCTCGGCGTCTCCTCGGGGGCGGGGCTGGCCGTCCTCCTCACGCTCGTCGTCTTCTCCGGTCTCAGCTCCCTGCTCCCGCTGTTCGCGGCGCTCGGCGGGGCGCTCGCGTTCGCGCTCGTCTACCTCATCGCGTGGAAGGGCGGGACGAGTCCCGTCCGCCTCGTCCTCGCGGGTGTCGTCGTCTCTACCGTCTTCCAGTCGCTCCAGACGGCGCTGTTCACGTTCGCGGGCGACATCGGCGTCGTCCAGCAGGCGCTGGCGTGGACGACGGGGTCGCTCACCGGCGTCGCGTGGCCCGAGGTGCGGACGGCCCTGCCGTGGACGCTCCTCGCCGTCGTCCTCGCACTGGCCCTCTCGCGGCAGTTGAACGTCCTCCTGCTGGGCGAACGCACCGCGAGTTCACTCGGGATGCCCGTCGAACGGACGCGCTTTCTCCTCTCGGGCGTCGCCATCGTCGCCGCCTCGGCGAGCATCGCCGTCGCGGGCATCGTCAGCTTCGTCGGCCTCGTCGTCCCGCACGTCGTCCGCACCGTCGTTGGGAGCGACTACCGCCGCCTCGTCGTGGGATGCGTGTTCGCCGGACCCGCCCTGATGGCCGCCGCGGACGTGGGCGCGCGCCTGTTCTTCGAAGTCGTCTTCGGACAGCCACAGCAACTCCACGCCGGCATCGTGACCGGTCTCGTCGGCGGGCCGTACTTCCTCTACCTGATGCGCCGCCAGCAGCAACTGGGTGACCTCTGA
- the pstC gene encoding phosphate ABC transporter permease subunit PstC — MSTDDLQTDLTRRTENSPRELLSRSFFFLCAALSIATTLAIIFLLTTEAAKFFSATAPLVGVTGETASIVEFLTGTRWEINNGKFGVLPLVSATLMITIGSAVIALPLGVATAIYLSEYASPQVRSVLKPALEILAGVPTVVYGFFALIYITPALGTVFPSINFFNLLSASIVVGIMIIPMVASISEDAMSAVPDDLRQAGYGMGATKFDVSTGIVVPAAVSGIFSSFILAISRAIGETMAVAIAAGSRAQLLNPLNPADYLQSGLPMTGAMVQLLTGDITGGGLAYRSLFAIGLTLFVITLVMNIVSDVVASHYREEY; from the coding sequence ATGAGCACGGACGACCTGCAAACAGACCTCACGCGGAGGACGGAGAACTCGCCCAGAGAGCTCCTGTCGCGCTCGTTTTTCTTCCTGTGCGCGGCGCTCTCTATCGCGACGACGCTCGCCATCATCTTCCTCCTGACCACGGAGGCGGCGAAGTTCTTCAGCGCCACCGCCCCCCTCGTCGGGGTGACCGGAGAGACGGCCTCCATCGTCGAGTTCCTGACGGGGACGAGGTGGGAGATAAACAACGGGAAGTTCGGCGTCCTCCCGCTCGTCTCGGCGACGCTGATGATCACCATCGGGTCGGCGGTCATCGCGCTCCCGCTCGGCGTCGCGACGGCCATCTACCTCAGCGAGTACGCGAGCCCGCAGGTCCGCTCCGTGCTCAAGCCCGCACTCGAGATTCTCGCGGGCGTCCCCACCGTCGTCTACGGCTTCTTCGCGCTCATCTACATCACGCCCGCGCTGGGCACCGTCTTCCCCTCCATCAACTTCTTCAACCTGCTCTCCGCCAGCATCGTCGTCGGTATCATGATCATCCCGATGGTCGCGTCCATCAGCGAGGACGCGATGTCGGCGGTGCCCGACGACCTCAGACAGGCCGGCTACGGCATGGGCGCGACAAAGTTCGACGTCTCCACGGGCATCGTCGTCCCCGCCGCCGTCTCCGGTATCTTCTCCTCGTTCATCCTCGCCATCTCGCGAGCCATCGGCGAGACGATGGCCGTCGCCATCGCCGCCGGGTCGCGCGCACAACTGCTCAACCCGCTCAACCCCGCGGACTACCTCCAGAGCGGCCTGCCGATGACCGGCGCGATGGTCCAGTTGCTCACCGGCGACATCACCGGCGGGGGGCTGGCCTACCGCAGCCTGTTCGCCATCGGCCTCACGCTGTTCGTCATCACGCTCGTCATGAACATCGTCAGCGACGTCGTCGCGTCACACTACCGGGAGGAGTACTGA
- a CDS encoding ABC transporter substrate-binding protein, translating into MRDTETTRRRLLLSGGAAASALLAGCAGGSGPSGSNDSNGSDGNETTDAGSNATGGDAESGYSVTMKPVGTVEFDAVPERVAHYFPGYADMAVALGHGASITSVGVPSRYHTGYYEQLDGVSVDKSGMTALVGDGGIDKELFYELDSDLHLIDPRWLVNNSFFALEESDVEELSSSVAPFLGNTIFRRTDEWHDYPYYTMYEAFEKVAEVYQERERYEAFAEFHDAFIDDVQSNLPPESERPAALLCFGSGDQPEQFSPYRLSDEGTNKKQFHDLGIQDALAETDIEGLSTSERGQIDYETMLEVDPESILVRGHEGKTREEFQNTVVAFMEEHPVASDLTAVKEGRVFRGGPIYEGPIQNLFLTERFAKLYFPDAVGDGDLFDRAELAGIVTGN; encoded by the coding sequence ATGCGAGACACCGAGACGACGCGACGGCGACTCCTCCTGAGTGGCGGTGCGGCCGCGAGCGCACTGCTCGCCGGCTGTGCGGGCGGTTCGGGGCCGAGTGGTTCGAACGACTCGAACGGCTCCGACGGGAACGAGACGACCGACGCTGGGTCGAACGCGACGGGTGGAGACGCCGAAAGTGGGTACTCCGTCACGATGAAACCCGTCGGCACCGTCGAGTTCGACGCCGTCCCCGAACGGGTCGCCCACTACTTCCCGGGCTACGCCGATATGGCGGTGGCGCTCGGTCACGGCGCCAGCATCACGTCCGTCGGCGTCCCCTCCCGGTACCACACCGGCTACTACGAGCAACTCGACGGCGTGAGCGTGGACAAATCGGGGATGACCGCCCTCGTCGGCGACGGCGGTATCGACAAGGAACTGTTCTACGAACTCGACAGCGACCTCCACCTCATCGACCCGCGGTGGCTGGTGAACAACTCCTTCTTCGCGCTGGAGGAGAGCGACGTCGAGGAACTCTCCTCGTCCGTCGCGCCCTTCCTCGGCAACACCATCTTCCGGCGAACCGACGAGTGGCACGACTACCCGTACTACACGATGTACGAGGCCTTCGAGAAGGTCGCCGAAGTGTACCAGGAACGCGAGCGCTACGAGGCGTTCGCCGAGTTCCACGACGCGTTCATCGACGATGTGCAGTCGAACCTGCCGCCCGAGTCCGAGCGCCCGGCCGCACTGCTCTGTTTCGGGTCGGGCGACCAGCCAGAGCAGTTCTCGCCGTACCGCCTGAGCGACGAGGGGACGAACAAGAAGCAGTTCCACGACCTCGGGATACAGGACGCCCTCGCGGAGACGGACATCGAGGGCCTCTCGACGAGCGAACGCGGGCAGATAGACTACGAGACGATGCTGGAGGTCGACCCCGAGTCCATCCTCGTGCGGGGCCACGAAGGCAAGACCCGCGAGGAGTTCCAGAACACCGTGGTGGCGTTCATGGAAGAGCACCCCGTCGCGAGCGACCTCACCGCCGTGAAGGAGGGTCGGGTGTTCCGCGGCGGTCCCATCTACGAGGGGCCCATCCAGAATCTCTTCCTCACGGAACGCTTCGCGAAGCTGTACTTCCCCGACGCCGTCGGCGACGGCGACCTGTTCGACCGGGCCGAACTCGCGGGCATCGTGACCGGAAACTGA
- a CDS encoding AI-2E family transporter: MVDFGFGRETSRVRLGWWAFVLVLAATAVYIVHAFVGIAVLGVFGYYATRPIYRRVRGRVGMDGLAAAGTLLLVTLPVVVLVGYTGFELFQQSQQWLGGTAGVPVFGDFFGALQSGGGGNGSGTLQSLLANPRQALASPGRSVETLLRVGRRVAAVLFSALLVLALALTLSYALLKHDDDLAAALVDLFGGRDTAAHAYASAVDADLESVFFGNVLFVAVMAVVAAVAYGVTNLLAPAGLRIPIPFVLAALTGFASLIPAIVGKVVYLPVVAYLGVQALRVDGSHLAFVGGALLAYVVVLDLLPQAVVQPYLTGQQLNVVLLLFAYVLGPMLFGWYGFFLLPIVFVLFVEAVRIVLPDLLHGRPLTPSVSMGAALGADLPSARREMGDDSRTDDSVTGEE; this comes from the coding sequence ATGGTCGACTTCGGCTTCGGGCGGGAGACGAGTCGCGTCCGCCTCGGCTGGTGGGCGTTCGTGCTCGTCCTCGCCGCGACGGCGGTGTACATTGTCCACGCCTTCGTGGGAATCGCGGTCCTCGGCGTGTTCGGCTACTACGCGACCAGACCCATCTATCGGCGAGTCCGGGGCCGCGTCGGGATGGACGGCCTCGCCGCGGCCGGGACGCTCCTGCTCGTTACGCTCCCGGTGGTCGTCCTCGTGGGCTACACCGGGTTCGAACTGTTCCAGCAGTCCCAGCAGTGGCTCGGGGGGACCGCCGGCGTCCCGGTGTTCGGGGACTTCTTCGGGGCGCTCCAGTCCGGCGGGGGCGGAAATGGTAGCGGGACGCTCCAGTCGCTCCTCGCGAACCCCCGGCAGGCCCTCGCCAGTCCCGGGCGGAGCGTCGAGACCCTCTTGCGGGTGGGACGACGGGTGGCGGCCGTGCTGTTCAGCGCGCTGCTGGTACTGGCGCTGGCGCTGACGCTCTCGTACGCCCTGCTGAAACACGACGACGACCTCGCGGCGGCGCTCGTCGACCTGTTCGGGGGACGGGACACGGCCGCCCACGCGTACGCCTCGGCGGTCGACGCCGACCTCGAATCGGTGTTCTTCGGCAACGTCCTGTTCGTCGCCGTCATGGCCGTCGTGGCCGCAGTCGCCTACGGCGTGACGAACCTCCTCGCGCCCGCGGGCCTCCGCATCCCCATCCCGTTCGTCCTCGCGGCGCTGACCGGCTTCGCGAGCCTCATCCCCGCCATCGTGGGGAAGGTGGTCTACCTGCCGGTCGTGGCCTACCTCGGGGTGCAGGCGCTCCGCGTCGACGGGAGCCACCTCGCGTTCGTCGGGGGCGCGCTCCTCGCGTACGTCGTCGTCCTCGACCTCCTCCCGCAGGCGGTCGTCCAGCCGTACCTGACGGGCCAGCAGCTAAACGTCGTCCTCCTGCTGTTCGCGTACGTCCTCGGCCCGATGCTGTTCGGCTGGTACGGCTTCTTCCTCCTGCCCATCGTCTTCGTCCTGTTCGTCGAGGCGGTCCGCATCGTCCTCCCGGACCTCCTCCACGGCCGCCCGCTCACCCCCTCCGTCTCGATGGGGGCGGCCCTCGGCGCAGACCTCCCCTCGGCCCGTCGGGAGATGGGTGACGACTCGCGGACGGACGACTCCGTGACGGGCGAGGAGTAG
- a CDS encoding FAD-dependent oxidoreductase, with protein sequence MPTDATADRDDPTGIEKRDVVVVGGGAAGLAAALFCARYGLDTLVFDRGPSAIRRAYLVENYLGLPAVTPEEFLAIGREQVTDAGASVVEDCVEEVVRDGSEGLRVETADGRAVSAGSIVAASAYDDEYLPEGVDPTGADEEGRIDRGLYAAGWLTGGPHQVLACAGHGTRVGKAVVADRRRADGWWDAVADYWDWSVPEGRYDTDEWHEEVDAWLADTRPENVSDEHFEEVREAVKRERLDFQTTDGERDDRVAAGRATLRDHLRWPDGR encoded by the coding sequence GTGCCGACCGACGCCACCGCCGACCGGGACGACCCGACGGGTATCGAGAAGCGAGACGTGGTCGTCGTCGGCGGTGGTGCGGCCGGCCTCGCGGCGGCGCTGTTCTGTGCGCGCTACGGCCTCGACACGCTGGTGTTCGACCGCGGTCCCTCGGCGATTCGCCGCGCCTACCTCGTCGAGAACTACCTCGGCCTCCCCGCCGTCACGCCCGAGGAGTTCCTCGCAATCGGGCGTGAACAGGTCACGGACGCCGGCGCGAGCGTCGTCGAGGACTGCGTCGAGGAGGTCGTCCGGGACGGGAGCGAGGGCCTCCGTGTCGAGACGGCCGACGGTCGGGCCGTCTCCGCCGGGTCCATCGTCGCCGCCTCCGCCTACGACGACGAGTACCTCCCCGAGGGCGTCGACCCGACCGGGGCGGACGAGGAGGGCCGCATCGACCGCGGCCTGTACGCCGCCGGGTGGCTCACCGGGGGGCCACACCAGGTCCTCGCGTGTGCGGGCCACGGCACCCGGGTCGGGAAGGCCGTCGTGGCCGACCGGCGGCGGGCCGACGGCTGGTGGGACGCCGTCGCCGACTACTGGGACTGGTCGGTCCCCGAGGGCCGCTACGACACCGACGAGTGGCACGAGGAGGTCGACGCGTGGCTGGCGGACACCCGGCCCGAGAACGTCTCGGACGAACACTTCGAGGAGGTCCGTGAGGCGGTGAAGCGCGAGCGCCTCGACTTCCAGACGACCGACGGGGAACGCGACGACCGGGTCGCGGCGGGCAGAGCGACGCTCCGCGACCACCTCCGGTGGCCCGATGGCCGGTAG
- a CDS encoding PstS family phosphate ABC transporter substrate-binding protein, translated as MTDNSSNRVSRRTFITATGTAGALALAGCTSNENAGGDGGPSGGSNGSGGNGSQNGSDGGSSSGQLSGTIDIAGSSTVFPLATAMAEKFRKEHPDVKINLQSTGTGGGFANNFCPGRTDFNNASRPIKEEEKAQCKQNNVQPVELKVATDALTVIVNNNADWVDCVTAEELKQIWSADSPPEMWSDVNSDWPDQPFELYGPSDASGTYDYFIEAIIGEDGPGHRSDYSPTEQDRTIIQGVQNSQYAMGYLGFAYYTENQNSVKALGVNDQSGGGGCVKPSIETAKSGEYAPLSRPLFTYPAKSSLAEEHVAEFAKFWVENSTSNEIVAQQVGYIPNSKEEKNAQMQKLQQAIDEAQSN; from the coding sequence ATGACGGACAACTCGTCCAACCGGGTCTCACGGCGCACGTTCATCACCGCGACCGGCACGGCCGGTGCGCTGGCGCTGGCAGGGTGTACCAGTAACGAGAACGCTGGCGGCGACGGCGGTCCGTCGGGTGGCTCGAACGGGAGCGGCGGCAACGGGAGTCAGAACGGGAGCGACGGCGGCAGTTCGAGCGGACAGCTCTCGGGCACCATCGACATCGCCGGCTCCTCGACCGTCTTCCCGCTCGCCACCGCGATGGCCGAGAAGTTCCGCAAGGAGCACCCCGACGTCAAAATCAACCTCCAGTCGACCGGGACCGGCGGCGGCTTCGCGAACAACTTCTGCCCGGGACGGACGGACTTCAACAACGCTTCGCGCCCCATCAAGGAAGAGGAGAAGGCCCAGTGCAAGCAGAACAACGTCCAGCCCGTCGAGTTGAAGGTCGCGACGGACGCGCTCACGGTCATCGTCAACAACAACGCCGACTGGGTCGACTGCGTGACCGCAGAGGAACTCAAGCAGATCTGGTCGGCCGACAGCCCGCCCGAGATGTGGAGCGACGTCAACTCCGACTGGCCGGACCAGCCCTTCGAGCTGTACGGCCCGAGCGACGCCTCCGGCACCTACGACTACTTCATCGAGGCTATCATCGGCGAGGACGGGCCCGGTCACCGGAGCGACTACTCCCCGACCGAGCAGGACCGCACCATCATCCAGGGCGTCCAGAACTCCCAGTACGCGATGGGCTACCTCGGGTTCGCCTACTACACGGAGAACCAGAACTCCGTGAAAGCGCTCGGCGTCAACGACCAGTCGGGCGGCGGTGGCTGTGTCAAGCCGTCGATCGAGACCGCAAAGAGCGGCGAGTACGCCCCGCTCTCGCGCCCGCTGTTCACCTACCCCGCGAAGTCCTCGCTCGCAGAGGAGCACGTTGCCGAGTTCGCGAAGTTCTGGGTCGAGAACTCCACCAGCAACGAGATCGTCGCCCAGCAGGTCGGCTACATCCCCAACTCCAAAGAGGAGAAGAACGCCCAGATGCAGAAGCTCCAGCAGGCCATCGACGAAGCACAGAGTAACTGA
- the fabG gene encoding 3-oxoacyl-ACP reductase FabG encodes MLDGQTCVVTGGSRGIGRGIAIELGSRGADVAVNYRSSEAEAHEVVDRIEDAGGRAIAAQSDVADREEVEGMCEQVRRAFGSPDVLVNNAGITIDKTFANMTREDWDRVMDVNLGGVYNCTHCLFDDIKEAEHGRLINISSVVGQQGNYGQANYATTKSGLFGFTRTVALEMARSGSTANCVAPGFVETDMLAEVPDRIQEKIIERIPLRRFATVDDVSGMVRFLASEESSYMTGQILGVNGGMEW; translated from the coding sequence ATGCTCGACGGACAGACGTGCGTCGTCACTGGCGGGTCCCGCGGTATCGGGCGAGGCATCGCCATCGAACTCGGGAGTCGCGGTGCCGACGTGGCGGTGAACTACCGCTCCTCGGAGGCCGAGGCCCACGAGGTGGTCGACCGCATCGAGGACGCGGGCGGGCGAGCCATCGCCGCACAGAGCGACGTGGCCGACCGCGAGGAGGTCGAGGGGATGTGCGAGCAGGTCCGCCGGGCGTTCGGGTCGCCGGACGTCCTCGTGAACAACGCGGGCATCACCATCGACAAGACGTTCGCGAACATGACCCGCGAGGACTGGGACCGGGTGATGGACGTGAACCTCGGGGGCGTCTACAACTGCACGCACTGCCTGTTCGACGACATCAAGGAGGCCGAACACGGCCGCCTCATCAACATCTCGTCGGTGGTGGGCCAGCAGGGCAACTACGGGCAGGCCAACTACGCGACTACCAAGTCGGGGCTCTTCGGGTTCACCCGGACCGTCGCCCTCGAGATGGCCCGCTCCGGGTCGACCGCCAACTGCGTCGCGCCCGGGTTCGTCGAGACGGACATGCTCGCGGAGGTGCCCGACCGCATCCAGGAGAAGATCATCGAACGCATTCCCCTCCGTCGGTTCGCCACCGTCGACGACGTCAGCGGGATGGTCCGCTTTCTCGCTAGCGAGGAGTCCAGCTACATGACCGGGCAGATCCTCGGCGTCAACGGCGGCATGGAGTGGTGA
- a CDS encoding ABC transporter ATP-binding protein: protein MAGRNPDGRKAERTPESASDTVADTAGGADDGGATRRSALVGADLAIGYPSTDDPVVECDRIDVPAEEVTALVGPNGSGKSTLLKTLARQLAPERGEVLLDGRAIQERSGKELARELGHLSQEHDSPGTLTVADLVAHGRYPHRGTFESMSEADHRAVDRAIDLAGVDHLRDAELGQLSGGQKQLAWIAMVLAQETDVLLLDEPTTFLDLHHQLRVLETLHTLNEEEDVTVAVVLHDIAQAARFADNLVALKDGSPYDWGPPREVVTEELLADVFGVEATVRYTPDPEVVPRYALDEGE, encoded by the coding sequence ATGGCGGGACGGAACCCGGACGGGCGGAAGGCGGAACGGACCCCCGAATCGGCGTCGGACACGGTCGCGGATACGGCCGGTGGCGCGGACGACGGGGGAGCCACGCGACGGAGTGCGCTGGTCGGCGCGGACCTCGCCATCGGCTACCCCTCGACGGACGACCCGGTCGTCGAGTGCGACCGCATCGACGTCCCCGCCGAGGAGGTGACGGCGCTCGTCGGCCCGAACGGGTCGGGGAAGTCCACCCTCCTGAAGACGCTCGCCCGCCAACTCGCCCCCGAACGCGGGGAGGTGCTTCTCGACGGCCGGGCGATACAGGAGCGCTCGGGGAAGGAACTCGCCCGCGAACTCGGCCACCTCTCGCAGGAACACGACTCGCCCGGGACGCTCACCGTCGCGGACCTCGTCGCCCACGGCCGGTACCCCCACCGGGGGACCTTCGAGTCGATGAGCGAGGCCGACCACCGGGCGGTGGACCGCGCCATCGACCTCGCGGGCGTCGACCACCTCCGCGATGCGGAACTCGGGCAGTTGAGCGGCGGACAGAAGCAACTCGCGTGGATCGCGATGGTGCTCGCACAGGAGACGGACGTGCTCCTCCTCGACGAACCGACGACGTTCCTCGACCTCCACCACCAGTTGCGGGTGCTGGAGACGCTCCACACGCTGAACGAGGAGGAGGACGTGACCGTCGCCGTCGTCCTCCACGACATCGCGCAGGCCGCCCGGTTCGCCGACAACCTCGTCGCCCTGAAAGACGGGTCGCCGTACGACTGGGGACCGCCCCGGGAGGTGGTCACCGAGGAACTGCTGGCGGACGTCTTCGGGGTGGAGGCGACGGTGCGCTACACGCCCGACCCGGAAGTCGTCCCCCGGTACGCCCTCGACGAGGGGGAGTGA
- a CDS encoding TIGR00725 family protein, giving the protein MHVSVIGSGTASEGTDTYRAARAVGRELAERGHTVVCGGLGGVMAAACRGAREAGGKTVGILPGSDPRAANQHVTTPVATGMGNARNVLVVLNGRGVVAVGGATGTLSELGHALDFGRPVAGLDTHDLSSFDGFEACGDPEEAVESVLRRV; this is encoded by the coding sequence ATGCACGTCAGCGTCATCGGGAGCGGGACGGCCAGCGAGGGCACGGACACCTACCGCGCGGCCCGCGCGGTGGGTCGGGAACTCGCTGAGCGCGGGCACACCGTCGTCTGTGGCGGCCTCGGCGGGGTGATGGCGGCGGCCTGTCGCGGGGCGCGGGAGGCGGGGGGGAAGACGGTCGGAATCCTGCCCGGGAGCGACCCACGGGCGGCCAACCAGCACGTCACGACCCCCGTCGCGACGGGGATGGGCAACGCGCGGAACGTCCTCGTCGTGTTGAACGGCCGGGGCGTCGTGGCGGTCGGCGGCGCGACGGGCACGCTCTCGGAACTGGGCCACGCCCTCGACTTCGGGCGGCCCGTCGCGGGACTGGACACCCACGACCTCTCGTCGTTCGACGGGTTCGAGGCGTGCGGGGACCCCGAGGAGGCGGTGGAGTCGGTGCTCCGGCGGGTGTAG
- a CDS encoding IMP cyclohydrolase, with amino-acid sequence MYVGRFVVVGPGIGAYRVSSRSFPNRQVVARGETLTVAPTPDAPPSDNPYIAYNCLRPVERAGEPLAVVGNGSHVDPIAEKLEMGYPARDALATALLALDFEKDDYDTPRVAGVVGRETAHVGTVRRDALVVREVAEPTIVATYETDDPETFALDATTAAEAARTVYTHDFEHAVCAAGVTVDDDVETAIVNED; translated from the coding sequence ATGTACGTCGGTCGCTTCGTCGTCGTCGGACCCGGGATTGGCGCGTACCGCGTCTCCTCCCGGTCGTTTCCGAACCGTCAGGTCGTCGCGCGAGGGGAGACGCTCACCGTCGCCCCGACGCCCGACGCGCCGCCGTCGGACAACCCCTACATCGCGTACAACTGCCTGCGGCCCGTCGAACGGGCGGGCGAACCGCTCGCAGTCGTGGGCAACGGGTCGCACGTCGACCCCATCGCCGAGAAACTGGAGATGGGCTACCCGGCGCGGGACGCCCTCGCCACCGCGTTGCTGGCGCTGGACTTCGAGAAGGACGACTACGACACCCCGCGCGTGGCGGGCGTGGTCGGGCGTGAGACGGCCCACGTCGGGACCGTCCGGCGGGACGCCCTCGTGGTCCGCGAGGTGGCGGAACCGACCATCGTGGCGACCTACGAGACGGACGACCCGGAAACGTTCGCACTCGACGCGACGACGGCGGCGGAGGCGGCCAGAACCGTCTACACACACGACTTCGAACATGCGGTCTGTGCGGCGGGCGTGACCGTCGACGACGACGTCGAGACGGCCATCGTCAACGAGGACTGA
- a CDS encoding acyl-CoA thioesterase, giving the protein MTRTYTHDVEVQFRDLDTRRHVNHVVYASYFEQAKGRFYHDVLGVSLVDAPTVVRTLEVDYRAPVEADRTARVELGPVTVGGSSITIEYELRVEGTVAATGRTVSVYLGEDGRPESVPDDWRERLAPYAVPE; this is encoded by the coding sequence GTGACCCGGACGTACACCCACGACGTGGAGGTGCAGTTCCGCGACCTCGACACGCGACGACACGTCAACCACGTCGTCTACGCCTCGTACTTCGAACAGGCCAAGGGGCGGTTCTACCACGACGTCCTCGGCGTGTCGCTCGTGGACGCCCCCACGGTGGTGCGGACGCTCGAAGTCGACTACCGCGCGCCGGTCGAGGCCGACCGGACCGCCCGCGTCGAACTCGGGCCCGTCACCGTCGGCGGGTCGAGCATCACCATCGAGTACGAACTGCGCGTCGAGGGGACCGTCGCCGCCACCGGTCGGACCGTGTCGGTCTACCTCGGGGAGGACGGCCGCCCCGAGAGCGTGCCCGACGACTGGCGCGAGCGACTGGCCCCGTACGCCGTCCCCGAATGA
- a CDS encoding homing endonuclease associated repeat-containing protein, with product MVDESVCLDTLGTAARRLGESPSKRQYEELGLTPASGTVVRVLGGWNEAKRAAGLSTAASTGSRTEPKPSGVDLPDGIEWGELSSTQRWHYRNADHNTERTADARLSAAVSTSTNVTGVPVLAVARTIRAVWTSTTSERRRRPSGR from the coding sequence ATGGTGGACGAATCGGTGTGTCTCGACACACTCGGGACGGCCGCACGTCGACTCGGCGAGTCACCGTCGAAGCGACAGTACGAGGAACTGGGTCTGACGCCCGCCTCCGGGACGGTCGTTCGCGTCCTCGGCGGGTGGAACGAGGCGAAGCGGGCGGCAGGACTCTCGACTGCCGCGTCTACTGGGTCCCGAACCGAGCCGAAACCGTCGGGAGTCGACCTCCCCGATGGCATCGAGTGGGGAGAACTGTCGTCCACACAGCGCTGGCACTACCGGAATGCCGACCACAACACAGAGCGAACGGCCGACGCGCGACTATCCGCCGCCGTGTCTACGAGTACAAACGTGACCGGTGTGCCTGTGCTCGCTGTGGCGAGGACCATCCGGGCTGTCTGGACTTCCACCACGTCGGAGAGAAGGAGACGGCCGTCGGGAAGATGA